The genomic region ATGTAATTGGTGTATGTCCAAACACAGGGTAACGCCGATAACACCAACTGCTGCAGCAAACCTAAAGACTAGtgatatttatttcatataattattgatttttttgacTTCACAAACTTAGGAAACCCGCTCAGCGTACCTGGCAACTGAGATCCAGAGACGGCCCACAGTGCAGACCTGAGAGTCCTCCTCATCTTCAAGGGTGTAGTTCTCTCCTAAGACCTTGACAGGCTGGCCTGCCTGAATGGTCCCGCTCAGCACCCTGCCAAACGCATGGAACTGAACCCCGTCCTCTGTGCTGTACATCTTAGTGGTGTGGCACATCAAAGGACCCTGAAGGCAGGAGACACGAGGTGAGCAGGAAGGAGGgataagagagagacagaaaataggGCAGGAAAGTCTTACCACTGGAATGTAACTTTCTCCAGCAAAAGGCAGTAAGACTTTAAAAGGGAACTCGGAAAACTGTGATTAATGTCTGGCTTTGTCTTAAATTGGCTTAATTAACAGCTTGTTTATTTCAAGACAATTAAAACAGCCTGTTGGCTTAATCTGTAAGAGCAGCCAGGATGACACTATCGACTAGACTAGAAACAGATTGCAGCTATTTGCACTATCTGCTTCTAACCAGCCAATAAATAGGAGACTCCTGCTCTGCTTCCATTATACTCACATCAGGGTCGCACTCTGCCATGTTCTCCCCCAGGTCTGAGTCCAGTCCTCCCGTGTATGTGTGCTCTATCTTGTTCCTAGCACCCTCCTGTGGTGAGGGGATGTGCTGTACACACATGTCCACAAAGCCTGTAGGGAAAAGATTCATGCTTGACTTTACATGGGCTCTTATATTTCACTAATAATCAGAATATAGCCCAACCTACTAAAAATGCCTCATGTAAACGTCTGTGTGTTCATAAAGTCAAAAATATTTAGCGCTCTACCAGTGCTACGTTCTTAAGGAAGGGCTCTcaataataaatgttttctttgattttgaaaCAGTAGGCCGATGAAACATTGTTGTTACAGGCTGAATTGTGGAGTCACTGGACATAACAACCATCTATAGTTACCAGTAGCTTTCATATGAAGTGTTTATAAACATTAGTAAAATGTAGCATCTACCAATGctgaaaaacatcaaaaatgctgaaacagtaacacaaacaaaaccaaaaagacAGATAAAAGAAATAAGGCCATACCAGTGAACTCTCCAAAGAAGCGGTTACAGACGAGCCTCAGCAGGGGTCTGATGTTCAGCTTCAGCTCCTCTTTAGTCAGGTGGATCCCCAGCTCATCCAGAACTCGGGGGAGAGATGTGTCCACATCGCCAACCACCTGCACACAAAGAGGATTTGGGTGAAGATTACACACTCAGACAGCGTGTGATGGGGCCTGAAAGTGTTGAGCTAGCTGTGATGCCTTATTGCACACAATGTATGTTGTCCAACCTGTGAGAGGATCTTGTAGAGAGGCTCCAGGACAAATTCCACAAAGCTGCGCTGAGAGTTACTGCTGGGAGCTTTCTTTGTAAACTTGCGActgaagaggagaaaaagaaaatgacggATACAGGCAGACAGATGAGGTTGGAGCTTTAATTGAAAACCTGTacaacatttttgcattttctgaATTTCTTTCTAAAGCATGGAACAGgaggagaagacacaaaaattaAATACTCACTCCTTAAATACCATAAGAATGTGTTTAAAGAGGAAGATGGCATTAAACATTAGCATTCTGTTAAAATACAAATGAGTTACTCACGTTTTGGGGTTAAAATAAATGTCTCCCCAAAGCCTCTTGGCAAACTCATTATAATTGATGTCACCTGAAAACACAAGGAGGAGTTAGTTCATACCTTACTGACTGCACTGGGCATGAGGTGAGAAAAGGATGTGTCTGTTCACTGTTTATGAGAGCGTGTGCTGAGTAATCTTACCGTAGGTGTCTGAGTAGATCTTTGCAAAGGACCCCAGGGTGAAACAGATGCTGTACTGAGAGCTGGCGAAGCAGACATTTCCAAGGAGAGGAGACACCACTAAGTTCTCGTCTGTGGAGTATGTGCTGAGAAGGAAGGGAAATGACCAACATGAGGTGTCGGATTTTGTCACTAAAGACAAAAGTTCCTCccattttaaagatatttattaTTCCTGTGAGCATTTTAAGGATTAACAAAGCTCTCTACGTTAACATCGCAGTAACCACAAAATATCTTATTTTCCCCCACCAATATGaagctctttgtcacatgaaGCCATCCCTGCTGTGCAGACACTGTGTTGTCATGGGTTTCAAGTATTACCTAAGCAAACCGTTGACCTCATCCACAATGTGGCGAAGTTTATAATAAGCATCTGTGGGAGGCAATTTGAGCTCCACGATGAGCCGGTCCACCTTGTTGATGCAGATGGTGATGGCCATACGCTCCTGAACCGCATGTTTGATCAGACGCTCTGTGTTCAGCATCACCTGGGCAGAGAAACACAAACGTTTAAGAAATATGGAAGGTTGAAGACCGTCGACATATGTGCAGAAAAAGGAGAGGATTGGGAGAAAACCAAAAAGACTCACTCCTTCTGCTGCGTCTATGAAAAGGACAACACCGTCTGAGATCCGGATGCTTGACGTGACCTCATCAGAGAAGTTCACATGGCCTTTGAGGGAGACACAATGTTTTATATCACTTCTGCTATAATGCAGCAAAACCCGAAGCACACATTCAGGAAACAAAGTATCCAGTCGCTCACACAATACCTGGTGTATCCATGATGTTGAAAAGGTAAGATTTGCCTCTGGAGTCTGGCAGGACCATTGTGACAGGGGTGCTCTTGATACCAACTCCTCTCTTTGGACAAAGCACAAGACAAACATCACTCTTGCAGCAAGTctattttctttaaattattttttctggcTACAAGGTTCTGAAATCTCACCTCTTTAAAAGAGTAAGTCAAGCTGTCCAGTCAAACTATATTTTTTGTGgatcatattttcatattttcaattCCTTGCCAATCTTATATATGGTAACCGAATGTACTTTAGGATGCAATAAAGTGTTAGTATTACGCTACAATTCAACCAAACACTCACCTCCTGTTCTGTAAAGAGGATGTCTGTGTATCGGAgctgaaaaagtcataattcAATGTTAGTTTTTCCAGTCATATACAAAAGCTAAGTGtaacaaacagcaaaaatgtgtttaatataaCAGTCGACACTCACGTCCACATCATCTCTCTTCCTGATTTCTGGGTGCGTCTGTTCAATCAGGCAGTCCACGAAACAGGtctgaacagaaaaaaaagaaattcattAGATCCCCGTGAGCCACCACTGAGTATAAAGTGCAGCCATGTTATTAGCATATGCTCCACAACATTCCTGTCCTTCTGAAATTTTCatcttaggagcacatgtgcagTTTGGCAAAATGCCACCCAAGAGCCCTGAGCAGAAAAACACAGCTAAAAGATAAACCGAGCCAGAGGCAGTTGTAAGGCAGACTCTAACCTTGCCGTGGTGAAGGTGACCACACAGTGTGACGTTACGGATTAGCTCAGGACCGTCCATCAGATCTGCAAGGAATCTgacaagagagaggagagatatCACAGCTTGAAAGACACACAGCAAACACGTGTAAATGGAAGAAATGTGCTGAGAAATACACAAGATCAGAAGAGAAGCGTGCTGTTGTCTGGACAAAACAAAAGGACATCATGgtcatattttttttagattaaggGCTTGgggatatggacaaaaattcttatctcagtattttcaggcTAAATGGCAATACACCATATATATCTTGGTATTTACTGCAAAATGGGCCACACGTTCAGCTGCAAGTCGAAGCCACACCTGAGATAAGGATTtgtttcccctgtttgaaaatatatagctgcacaacatgtaaatgaaaatttaaattaaataagcAGCAGCGCTGTACGTTAACTTTTTAAACATAGCACTGTAGCTacaaaggtttgcagcacagggcACAAAACTATCATAtaagtataaaagtatcaagaAGGCCTAAATCCATTGTACTTTAAATAATTAACAATTTCTGTGGGGGgagataaaaagtcattttccatgacctttcaaatgaatctagtgctggaaaatgatttaaacatttttatttaataaggCTTTCAATCTTATTTatgcatcaacagagaggccgatGGAGGGAAGGAGCGAGAGACACTTTGTCTGCATTATATACgtcttgtgtatgaaatgtctgtgttgtcACTGCATTTATTGAAACACATCTGTCTcctgcatccaggcgctgtctcaACGTCACAAGAACTGTGATGCGCTaagatccacctcacacacacgcagccagCACTATATTACACATGTGCTGCTGCAGTAATTttattcatctcacagactgactTAGCGTAGCAAGTGCAACATATAGACGGATGTCGCACTCTAGACGAATTATCAGACGAATTAAACAGAGTAACAGCAATGTGTCTctcttagtgttgctggagaacttgtgagtgactgagtggggcagagctgtgtggagagtgtgacagaggagagatgcaTACTAGCATTGCTGTTTGGAAAAGTGGaaatctatatcttgcttgaaaatatattgcTATATTGCTCAGCCCTGGTGAAGATGACTTACTCCATATCGTAAACAGTGGCAGGCAACTCCTGCTCCATCAGGGTGAACTGCTTGTTCTTCACAGGCTTGATGATGGGCTCTGGATAGAAGAgaaaaacatagttattattTGCATGTTTACCTGAACAGCATATGAGTTATTAGCATCTATCACGCCTGATAAAAATATGTAACAGCATATGGATTAAGTAACCAAATACTATGCgcattagagctgcaacaattagttgattaCTCGATTAGTCAATCAACAGACAATTAGCTGGCAACTATTCTGATAACTGAATAATTGttacagcttttcttttttgcaaacCAGCCAAAGTTTTGATGGTACCTCTTCATCCTTCTAAGATATGAGAAgttctttcttttccttgtcATGTACAATTATAAACCAgatagctttggatttttggactgttagtctgataaaacaaaccatttcaagacgtcactttgggctctgggaaattacgGCATGTGTTTTACATAatgttgtgacattttattgacagaATGATTCATTGAGAAAATAATggacaaataaatcaataatacaaaaaacaaaaacattaggTGCAGGTAGCCTTGATGTGTATCCTCGACATTCTTAAACGTACACTGTTCTTTGTATCTAACCTGTGAGAGGTTGTGTGTCTTCCTCTTGGACAATAGTTTCCACTTCAGGCCCATAAACCTCCTCTGCTGTAGGATAGTACTTCTTGTCCTCATGCAGGACCACCTCCATACCGGGGACATCCTCATCGGCATCAGCAggctcatcatcatcatcttcatcacccTGCAAGAGAATAGAGTTAGATTTCCACATACTGCATAAACAAATTAAAGTACTGCATAACTGTTTACACTGATTTTGAAGCGTACCTCGTCGACATCCCTGTCCTCTGCATCCAGatcatcttcatcatcgtcAGAGTCCAGCTCTGGACCAATATAGTTTCCAAACTCGTCATACAGATCAGCCTCCATCTTGTAGAGAACTGAAAGAGAGGGTCATGTGTTACTAAATGTTAGAGAGTTTGTTTTTTGGTAAAGCCACTATGTGAATGAGATCCAGTAGAAACACAACATGCTGCGACATAAATGAAGATTAACGTTAAGTAGCAAATACTAGCTTTCTCTGTGGAGAGAGGACGTAACAGGATACAACTAGACATGTATCAAATTAAACAAGCTTACAGCCAGTTTTTATTGACATGACGTTAACTAAACATTAAGTGTAGCTGTGTGAGGCAATGAATATCAATAATTTAGTCATGTTCACGTCTCTGTAGTGATGGTAGTATGTCCTGTAATGTGAATTAGCTTTGCTTGTGTTTCAAAAGCCACTGATAACTACTATTAGCTTACCATTAGGCACCTCTAGTTGCCACCACAACCAATGCTAACTTTGCACGTAGCATAACATGCACCGCCAGTTTAGATATCTTCATCAAACATATACTAGCTTTACGTCAGCAAAACTATTAAACTGAAATTTGGATTTAGTGAGAAGTTGTCGATAACTACACACTTTCTTGTGTTTGCAACACTATTAGTGAGCCAAAAACTAGCATGCTAATCGGCTAACAGGTAAAGAAATGAATGACTTAACGGCGACGTTTCTGTTACGTTGCTATTTaccgttagctaacgttagcttgcaaCACTTCACTAAAATAAGGAGGCAGCAAAACCAATTTACCTGTGTTCCGTTAAATTGCGGTGAGCAAAAACTGGTTTCAAAACAAGATAAAAGTTGGGTATGTATTCAGAAGATAAATAATTTCCCAAATAGCGCCATGCGCATGAGATACTCCTTCCGGCTTTCTTCTTCTACTGATCTCTGAGAGCGGTGAGCGTTCAAAGTTACGCTCACTATCGCCCCCAGACGACTTCGACACGTAATCGACCTTTTCAAAGCACAATCATTGTGGAAGGTTATATCGCCGCATCGCTCAAGATTACGTTACTTGTTTCTTAAACCAAACCTCTATATCTCCATAGTCACTGCAGCAAATTatgaagttttatttttaattgctTGACATTC from Epinephelus moara isolate mb chromosome 18, YSFRI_EMoa_1.0, whole genome shotgun sequence harbors:
- the eftud2 gene encoding 116 kDa U5 small nuclear ribonucleoprotein component, with the protein product MEADLYDEFGNYIGPELDSDDDEDDLDAEDRDVDEGDEDDDDEPADADEDVPGMEVVLHEDKKYYPTAEEVYGPEVETIVQEEDTQPLTEPIIKPVKNKQFTLMEQELPATVYDMEFLADLMDGPELIRNVTLCGHLHHGKTCFVDCLIEQTHPEIRKRDDVDLRYTDILFTEQERGVGIKSTPVTMVLPDSRGKSYLFNIMDTPGHVNFSDEVTSSIRISDGVVLFIDAAEGVMLNTERLIKHAVQERMAITICINKVDRLIVELKLPPTDAYYKLRHIVDEVNGLLSTYSTDENLVVSPLLGNVCFASSQYSICFTLGSFAKIYSDTYGDINYNEFAKRLWGDIYFNPKTRKFTKKAPSSNSQRSFVEFVLEPLYKILSQVVGDVDTSLPRVLDELGIHLTKEELKLNIRPLLRLVCNRFFGEFTGFVDMCVQHIPSPQEGARNKIEHTYTGGLDSDLGENMAECDPDGPLMCHTTKMYSTEDGVQFHAFGRVLSGTIQAGQPVKVLGENYTLEDEEDSQVCTVGRLWISVARYQIEVNRVPAGNWVLIEGCDQPIVKTATITEPRGNEEAQIFRPLKFNTASVIKIAVEPVNPSELPKMLDGLRKVNKSYPSLTTKVEESGEHVILGTGELYLDCVMHDLRKMYSEIDIKVADPVVTFCETVVETSSLKCFAETPNKKNKITMIAEPLEKGLAEDIENEVVQITWNRKKLGEFFQTKYDWDLLAARSIWAFGPDTTGPNILVDDTLPSEVDKALLGSVKDSIVQGFQWGTREGPLCDEPIRNVKFKILDAVIAQEPLHRGGGQVIPTARRVVYSAFLMATPRLMEPYYFVEVQAPADCVSAVYTVLARRRGHVTQDAPIPGSPLYTIKAFIPAIDSFGFETDLRTHTQGQAFALSVFHHWQIVPGDPLDKSIVIRPLEPQPAPHLAREFMIKTRRRKGLSEDVSISKFFDDPMLLELAKQDVVLNYPM